In one Acomys russatus chromosome X, mAcoRus1.1, whole genome shotgun sequence genomic region, the following are encoded:
- the LOC127185497 gene encoding X-linked lymphocyte-regulated protein 5C-like — MEQNVIAPGGLLMSPSRLLLAPALVPGHMAKAMERSAKRPRVDGTLPSDDSQNCDPVTPEDNPADDISELGSCSSGSDVQEARESVEKRIQDVKGDIARFLMAKKKQFKKDINASFRSLNENLQSIFQTQQKSRQEHHSNYSEMCGPIYQKWLEDMERAREQEEQLALITQHQMEILETVLDYHETKLENSKEICDTFLKKAKDLSEHRQTFIGGGESEVEKEISKAQDRVLMETQEQDVSLVETYLQSLILDRSEETI; from the exons ATGGAGCAGAATGTGATAGCTCCTGGTGGGCTACTGATGTCCCCGTCCCGCCTCCTCCTTGCTCCAGCACTAGTGCCAGGACACATGGCT AAGGCCATGGAGAGAAGTGCCAAGCGCCCAAGAGTCGATGGGACTCTCCCATCAGATGACTCTCAGAACTGTGACCCTGTTACCCCTG AAGACAACCCAGCAGATGATATCAGTGAGTTGGGCAGCTGTTCCTCAGGATCAGATGTGCAAGAGGCCAG GGAATCTGTTGAGAAGAGGATACAAGATGTCAAAG gtGACATTGCCCGGTTCCTAATGGCAAAGAAGAAGCAGTTTAAAAAGGACATAAATGCCTCTTTCAGAAGCCTGAATGAAAACCTCCAGAGTATTTTCCAAACCCAGCAGAAGTCTAG GCAGGAGCATCACTCCAACTACTCCGAGATGTGTGGGCCCATCTACCAGAAGTGGCTGGAGGACATGGAGAGAGCAAGGGAGCAGGAGGAACAGCTTGCT CTTATAACACAGCACCAAATGGAGATTTTGGAGACTGTTCTAGATTATCATGAAACCAAGCTTGAAAACTCTAAGGAGATATGTGACAcgtttttgaag aaagccAAGGACTTGAGTGAACATCGCCAAACTTTTATTGGTGGTGGAGAAAGCGAAGTAGAGAAGGAAATCTCCAAGGCGCAGGACAGAGTCCTCATGGAAACC CAAGAGCAAGATGTGTCCCTTGTTGAAACCTACCTTCAGTCCCTGATTCTTGACCGCTCTGAAGAAACCATCTGA